The proteins below come from a single Vitis vinifera cultivar Pinot Noir 40024 chromosome 9, ASM3070453v1 genomic window:
- the LOC132254247 gene encoding GDSL esterase/lipase 1-like: protein MASSTFHLCFLTIFASLLIPAICHGHSQKPKKHVPLFVFGDSLFDPGNNIYLNSSHKEASAFWPYGETFFKHPTGRLSDGRLVPDFIAEFMKLPLLPPYLQPGAHRFTDGANFASGGAGVLADTHPGTISLLLQLSYFKNVVKQLKQKLGNAKTEKLLMGAVYLFSIGGNDYGVFQMNYPNASLSHQREYVGMVIQNLTSVLEEVHQIGGRKIAFQNAGPFGCLPLTRAGTRNGACAEEPSAMAKLHNTALANVLKKLQTRLTGFKYSIFDYYNSLGERINNPLKYGFKEGKRACCGSGAYRESNCGGQGGTTKFEVCSIPGDYVWFDGAHTTERANRQLAELLWNGTPNCTAPINLKQLFEHM from the exons ATGGCAAGCTCCACCTTCCACTTATGTTTCCTGACCATCTTTGCTAGCCTGCTCATCCCAGCCATCTGCCATGGTCACTCCCAGAAGCCCAAAAAACATGTGCCATTGTTCGTCTTTGGCGATTCCCTCTTTGATCCTGGCAACAATATCTACCTCAACAGTAGCCACAAGGAGGCATCAGCTTTCTGGCCATATGGGGAAACCTTCTTCAAGCATCCTACCGGCAGACTTTCTGATGGCCGTTTAGTCCCTGATTTTATCG CTGAGTTTATGAAGCTGCCATTGCTTCCACCATATCTACAACCTGGTGCACATAGATTTACTGATGGGGCCAACTTTGCTTCTGGTGGAGCAGGTGTTCTTGCTGACACTCATCCTGGAACA ATAAGTCTTCTACTGCAGCTGAGCTATTTCAAGAATGTGGTGAAGCAATTGAAACAGAAGCTAGGTAATGCGAAGACCGAGAAGCTACTGATGGGAGCCGTTTACTTGTTCAGCATTGGTGGCAATGACTATGGTGTCTTTCAAATGAATTACCCCAATGCTTCTCTATCCCACCAGAGAGAATATGTTGGAATGGTGATTCAAAATTTGACATCTGTCCTTGAA GAAGTCCATCAAATTGGAGGTAGAAAAATTGCATTTCAGAATGCAGGCCCTTTCGGTTGTCTACCTTTAACACGAGCTGGGACAAGGAATGGCGCCTGCGCTGAAGAACCCTCAGCAATGGCAAAACTACACAACACAGCCCTAGCCAATGTCCTGAAGAAGTTACAGACTCGCCTAACAGGattcaaatattcaatttttgaTTACTACAATTCACTTGGTGAAAGAATAAACAACCCTTTAAAGTATG GTTTCAAGGAAGGCAAAAGGGCATGCTGTGGAAGTGGGGCATACAGGGAAAGCAACTGTGGGGGGCAAGGAGGAACCACAAAGTTTGAAGTGTGTAGCATTCCTGGTGACTATGTCTGGTTTGATGGTGCCCACACCACTGAAAGGGCCAATAGGCAATTGGCTGAGCTGCTGTGGAATGGAACTCCTAATTGCACGGCACCCATCAATCTGAAGCAGCTGTTTGAACATATGTGA
- the LOC100253135 gene encoding GDSL esterase/lipase 5: protein MARLISSLSCILILTILLFPTICLSKTQNPESQAAEASAALFIFGDSFFDSGNNNYINTTTLDQANFWPYGETYFKFPTGRFSDGRLISDFIAQYAKLPMIPPFLQPGVHQFYYGVNFASAGAGALVETFQGAVIDLKTQLKYYNKVVIWLRHKLGNFEAKMRLSRAVYLFSIGSNDYMSPFLTNSTILDSYSESEYVGMVIGNLTTVIKKIYSRGGRKFGFLNLPPLGCFPGLRVLKPDKNGSCLEKVSMLAKLHNRALSKLLVKLENQLLGFKYSYYDFNSNLKQRMNRPAKYGFKEGKTACCGTGQFRGVFSCGGRRIVKEFQLCENPSEYVFWDSFHLTEKLYKQLADEMWSGSPYSDVVRPYSLKNLFFPRV, encoded by the exons ATGGCCAGGCTGATCAGCTCCCTCTCTTGCATCTTGATTCTAACTATACTTCTCTTCCCAACAATCTGTCTCAGCAAAACCCAGAACCCAGAAAGCCAAGCAGCAGAAGCATCAGCAGCCTTGTTCATATTTGGAGACTCTTTCTTTGATTCTGGAAACAACAATTACATCAACACCACAACACTTGACCAAGCAAATTTCTGGCCTTATGGAGAGACCTACTTCAAGTTCCCAACAGGGAGATTCTCTGATGGCCGTCTTATATCAGACTTTATTG CACAATATGCAAAGCTGCCCATGATTCCTCCCTTTCTCCAACCGGGTGTTCATCAATTTTACTATGGAGTGAACTTTGCATCTGCTGGAGCAGGAGCTCTTGTCGAAACGTTTCAAGGGGCG GTAATCGATCTCAAAACACAGCTAAAGTACTATAACAAGGTAGTGATTTGGTTGAGACACAAGCTGGGCAATTTTGAAGCAAAGATGAGACTATCAAGAGCTGTGTATTTGTTTAGCATTGGGAGCAACGATTACATGAGCCCGTTCTTGACTAATTCTACTATACTAGACTCCTACTCTGAATCAGAATATGTCGGTATGGTGATTGGCAACTTGACAACCGTTATCAAA AAAATATATAGTAGAGGAGGCAGGAAATTCGGGTTTCTCAACTTGCCACCATTGGGTTGTTTTCCAGGCCTCAGAGTACTCAAACCAGATAAGAATGGTAGCTGCTTAGAGAAAGTTTCAATGCTAGCAAAGTTACATAACAGAGCTCTCTCCAAACTTCTTGTAAAATTAGAAAACCAGTTACTTGGATTCAAGTACTCATACTATGACTTCAACAGCAATCTCAAACAAAGGATGAATCGCCCCGCTAAATATG GTTTCAAGGAAGGCAAAACAGCATGCTGTGGGACGGGCCAGTTTCGGGGAGTATTCAGCTGTGGAGGAAGAAGAATAGTGAAGGAATTTCAGTTGTGTGAGAACCCAAGTGAATATGTATTTTGGGACTCTTTCCATCTCACTGAGAAGCTATACAAGCAATTAGCTGATGAAATGTGGAGTGGATCTCCCTACTCTGATGTTGTTAGGCCTTACAGTCTCAAAAACCTATTCTTCCCAAGAGTATag
- the LOC100254856 gene encoding GDSL esterase/lipase 1, giving the protein MASFSNFHMIHHILLIFSSCLLIPTSSQSHPHQPQNHVAFFIFGDSLLDPGNNNYINTTTEDQANFRPYGETFFKYPTGRFSDGRLIPDFIAEYAKLPLIPPYLQPGNHQFTYGANFASGGAGALDEINQGLVVNLNTQLRYFKKVEKHLREKLGDEESKKLLLEAVYLISIGGNDYISPLFRNYSVFQIYSHRQYLDMVMGNLTVVIQEIYQKGGRKFGFVNMGPLGCLPAMKAIKLQQGGAGECMEEATVLVKLHNRVLPEVLQKLGSKLKGFKYSIFDFYTTAKERMDNPSKYGFKEAKIACCGSGPYRGLYSCGGMRGTKEYELCSNVSEYMFFDSFHPTDRVYQQLAELVWSGTHNVIKPYNLKQLFGHSQEEIPCDQFEHLPYTSNVP; this is encoded by the exons ATGGCAAGTTTCAGCAACTTCCACATGATCCATCATATCTTGCTGATCTTCTCTTCATGCCTACTCATCCCAACCAGCAGCCAGAGTCACCCCCACCAACCTCAGAACCATGTGGCCTTTTTCATCTTTGGGGATTCACTTTTGGATCCTGGGAACAATAACTACATCAACACTACAACTGAAGATCAGGCAAACTTCAGGCCATATGGGGAAACCTTCTTTAAGTACCCTACTGGGAGGTTTTCCGATGGCCGGCTCATCCCTGATTTTATTG CTGAGTATGCAAAACTCCCACTTATTCCTCCATATCTGCAGCCTGGTAATCATCAATTTACTTATGGGGCCAACTTTGCATCTGGTGGGGCTGGTGCTTTGGATGAGATTAATCAAGGATTG GTGGTAAACCTCAACACACAGCTAAGGTATTTCAAGAAGGTGGAGAAACACTTGAGGGAGAAGCTAGGCGATGAAGAATCCAAGAAACTGCTGCTTGAAGCTGTCTACTTGATCAGCATTGGAGGCAATGACTACATAAGCCCCTTGTTCAGGAACTACAGTGTGTTTCAGATCTACTCTCATAGGCAGTACCTAGACATGGTGATGGGCAATTTGACAGTTGTAATCCAA GAGATATATCAGAAAGGAGGAAGGAAATTTGGGTTCGTGAACATGGGGCCATTGGGCTGTCTACCAGCCATGAAAGCAATCAAACTCCAACAAGGAGGCGCTGGTGAGTGCATGGAAGAAGCCACAGTGCTAGTTAAACTACACAACAGAGTTCTTCCTGAGGTCCTCCAGAAGCTAGGGAGCAAGTTAAAGGGATTCAAGTATTCAATATTTGATTTCTATACTACTGCTAAGGAAAGAATGGACAACCCTTCAAAATATG GTTTCAAAGAAGCGAAGATAGCATGCTGCGGTTCGGGTCCCTACAGGGGTCTGTACAGCTGTGGAGGGATGAGAGGAACAAAAGAGTATGAGCTATGCAGCAATGTCAGTGAATACATGTTCTTCGATTCATTTCATCCTACTGACAGGGTCTACCAGCAGCTGGCTGAATTAGTATGGAGTGGAACTCACAATGTGATAAAACCATACAATTTGAAACAATTGTTTGGACATAGTCAGGAAGAGATACCATGCGACCAATTTGAGCATCTTCCTTATACTAGCAATGTGCCATAG
- the LOC100242873 gene encoding GDSL esterase/lipase 1, with amino-acid sequence MASLSFQIIHVLVFCACILIPTSSQSHPHQPEKHAALFIFGDSIFDAGNNIYINTTTDYQRNFWPYGETFFDYPTGRASDGRLIPDFIAEYAKLPFLPPYLQPGNNQFTYGSNFASGGAGALDQTNQGLVVNLNTQLTYFKDVEKLLRQKLGDEAAKKMLFEAVYLINIGSNDYLSPFLWNSTVLQSYSHEQYVHMVIGNLTVVIKEIYKKGGRKFGLLDVGPLGCVPIMKEIKLQQGGMGCIEESTELAKLHNIALSKVLQELESKLKGFKYSISNFYTFLEERMNNPSKYGFKEGKIACCGSGPFRGLSSCGGKSSIKEYELCSNVSEYVFFDSVHPTDRAYQQIAELIWSGTRNITGPYNLKALFV; translated from the exons ATGGCAAGTTTAAGCTTCCAAATAATACATGTCTTGGTCTTCTGTGCTTGCATTCTCATCCCAACCAGTAGTCAGAGCCATCCCCACCAGCCCGAAAAGCATGCTGCACTTTTCATCTTTGGAGATTCCATTTTTGATGCTGGAAACAATATTTACATCAACACCACTACTGATTATCAGAGAAATTTCTGGCCATATGGGGAAACCTTTTTCGACTACCCCACTGGGAGAGCTTCTGATGGCCGCTTGATACCTGATTTTATTG CTGAGTATGCAAAACTCCCATTCCTTCCACCATATCTACAGCCTGGTAATAATCAATTTACTTATGGGTCAAACTTTGCATCTGGGGGAGCCGGTGCTTTGGATCAGACTAATCAAGGATTG GTGGTAAACCTCAACACACAGCTAACCTATTTCAAGGATGTGGAGAAACTGTTAAGGCAGAAGCTAGGTGATGAAGCTGCCAAGAAAATGCTGTTTGAAGCTGTCTACTTGATCAACATCGGATCCAACGACTACTTGAGTCCCTTCTTATGGAACTCCACTGTGCTTCAGTCCTACTCTCACGAACAATACGTTCATATGGTGATCGGCAATTTGACTGTAGTAATCAAA GAAATATATAAGaaaggaggaaggaagtttgGGCTTCTTGATGTGGGGCCATTAGGCTGTGTGCCAATTATGAAAGAAATCAAACTCCAACAGGGAGGCATGGGGTGCATAGAAGAATCCACAGAGCTAGCAAAACTACACAACATAGCTCTCTCCAAGGTCCTGCAGGAACTAGAGAGCAAGTTGAAAGGATTCAAatattcaatttccaatttctataCTTTTCTTGAGGAAAGAATGAACAACCCTTCAAAATATG GTTTCAAAGAAGGGAAGATAGCATGTTGTGGTTCGGGTCCCTTCAGAGGACTTTCCAGCTGTGGGGGGAAGAGTAGCATAAAGGAGTATGAGTTATGCAGCAATGTGAGCGAATACGTGTTCTTTGATTCAGTTCATCCTACAGACAGGGCCTACCAGCAGATAGCTGAGCTAATTTGGAGTGGAACTCGCAACATTACAGGACCCTACAATTTGAAAGCACTATTTGTTTGA
- the LOC100259984 gene encoding GDSL esterase/lipase 1 isoform X1: protein MASLSFHFCVLMVMFAGLISPPICHARFQEPKKHVPLFILGDSLFDPGNNLYLNTTPESSAFWPYGETFFKRATGRFSDGRLVPDFIAEYMNLPMIPPYLQPGPQRFIDGSNFASAGAGVLPETNFEVISLPQQLMYFKGMVKVLKHQLDDAEAKKLLKRAVYLFSIGGNDYLHFYDENTNASQSEKREYVGIIIGNLTIALKEIYGLGGRKIAFQNAGLLGCLPSSRSGTKNGACAEKPSALARLHNMALAKALKELESSLPGFKYAIFDYYKAISQRTDNPSKYGFKEAKTACCGSGPYRASNCGGERGRKKFELCRIPGDYLWFDGGHGTERANRQLSELLWGGGPSSTAPRNLKQLVELEIM, encoded by the exons ATGGCAAGCTTGAGCTTCCATTTCTGTGTGTTAATGGTGATGTTTGCAGGCCTAATCAGCCCACCCATCTGCCATGCCCGCTTCCAAGAGCCCAAGAAGCATGTCCCCCTGTTCATCCTGGGGGATTCACTCTTTGATCCTGGCAACAATCTCTACTTGAACACCACCCCAGAATCCTCGGCTTTCTGGCCATATGGAGAAACCTTCTTCAAGCGGGCTACTGGGAGATTTTCTGATGGTCGCCTAGTCCCGGATTTTATCG CTGAGTATATGAATCTGCCAATGATACCTCCCTACTTACAGCCCGGTCCGCAGCGATTCATTGATGGGTCCAACTTTGCTTCAGCAGGAGCAGGTGTTCTACCTGAAACAAATTTTGAAGTG ATAAGTCTCCCACAGCAGCTAATGTATTTTAAGGGTATGGTCAAGGTCTTGAAGCATCAGCTAGATGATGCGGAAGCCAAGAAGCTGCTTAAGAGAGCTGTTTACTTGTTTAGCATCGGTGGCAATGACTACTTACACTTCTACGATGAAAACACTAATGCTTCTCAATCAGAGAAGAGAGAATATGTTGGAATCATTATTGGAAATTTGACAATAGCCCTCAAA gAAATATATGGACTTGGAGGTAGAAAGATTGCATTTCAGAATGCAGGGCTTCTGGGTTGTTTACCCTCCTCGAGATCCGGCACCAAAAATGGTGCCTGCGCTGAAAAACCCTCGGCATTGGCACGACTACACAACATGGCTCTTGCCAAAGCCCTCAAGGAACTAGAGAGCAGCTTGCCAGGATTCAAATATGCAATTTTCGACTACTACAAAGCCATTAGCCAAAGAACAGACAACCCTTCGAAATATG GTTTCAAGGAAGCAAAAACTGCATGCTGTGGAAGTGGACCGTACCGGGCGAGTAACTGTGGaggagaaagaggaagaaaaaagtTTGAGTTGTGTAGGATTCCTGGTGACTATCTCTGGTTTGATGGTGGACACGGCACTGAAAGGGCCAACCGGCAGTTGTCCGAGCTACTGTGGGGGGGAGGCCCTAGCAGCACAGCACCTCGCAACCTGAAGCAACTGGTTGAACTTGAAATTATGTAG
- the LOC100265188 gene encoding GDSL esterase/lipase 1 — protein sequence MKSLSFHFCVLIIFGSLLIPAICHGHDSHSQKPHKHVPLFVFGDSLFDPGNNLYLNTSHKEASAYWPYGETFFKRPTGRLSDGRLVPDFIAEFMELPLTTAYLQPGTHRFTHGSNFASGGAGVLADTHPGTISLPLQLSYFKNVVKQLKQKLGEVKTKKLLMRAVYLFSIGGNDYFGFYMKNQNASQSSQTQFVGMVIRNLTNALEEIYQIGGRKIAFQNVGPLGCVPTNRAKTGNGACAEEASAMAKMHNAALANVLKNLQTRLPRFKYSIFDYYNTLSDKINHPSKYGFKEGKSACCGSGAYRANNCGGQGVGGTTTKFELCSIPGDYVWFDGGHTTERANRQLAELLWNGTPNCTAPHNIKQLFGHME from the exons ATGAAAAGCCTGAGTTTCCACTTTTGTGTGTTGATCATCTTTGGAAGCCTCCTCATCCCAGCCATCTGCCATGGTCATGACTCCCACTCCCAGAAGCCCCATAAACATGTTCCATTGTTCGTCTTTGGTGATTCTCTCTTCGACCCAGGCAACAATTTGTACCTTAACACTAGCCATAAGGAGGCATCAGCTTACTGGCCATATGGGGAAACCTTCTTCAAGCGGCCTACTGGCAGGCTTTCTGATGGCCGTTTAGTCCCTGATTTTATAG CGGAGTTCATGGAGCTTCCACTGACCACAGCATATCTGCAACCTGGCACACATAGATTCACCCATGGATCCAACTTTGCTTCTGGTGGAGCAGGCGTCCTTGCTGATACTCATCCTGGAACA ATAAGTCTCCCACTGCAGCTGAGCTATTTCAAGAATGTGGTGAAGCAATTGAAACAGAAGCTAGGTGAAGTGAAGACCAAGAAGCTACTGATGAGAGCTGTTTACTTGTTCAGCATTGGTGGCAACGACTACTTCGGCTTCTACATGAAAAATCAGAATGCTTCCCAATCCTCCCAGACACAATTTGTTGGAATGGTGATTCGCAATTTGACAAATGCCCTTGAA GAAATATATCAAATTGGAGGTAGAAAAATTGCGTTTCAGAATGTAGGGCCTCTGGGTTGTGTACCTACGAATAGAGCAAAAACCGGAAATGGTGCCTGCGCTGAAGAAGCCTCTGCAATGGCAAAAATGCATAATGCAGCTCTTGCCAATGTCCTCAAGAACTTGCAGACCCGCCTACCCAGATTCAAATACTCGATCTTTGATTACTACAACACACTCAGTGATAAAATAAACCACCCTTCAAAATATG GTTTCAAAGAAGGCAAAAGTGCATGCTGTGGGAGTGGGGCATACAGGGCAAATAACTGTGGAGGACAAGGTGTTGGAGGAACAACAACAAAGTTTGAATTGTGTAGCATTCCTGGAGACTATGTCTGGTTTGATGGTGGGCACACCACTGAAAGGGCTAATAGGCAACTGGCTGAGCTACTGTGGAATGGAACTCCCAATTGCACAGCACCTCACAATATCAAGCAGCTCTTTGGACACATGGAGTAG
- the LOC100259984 gene encoding GDSL esterase/lipase 1 isoform X2 gives MASLSFHFCVLMVMFAGLISPPICHARFQEPKKHVPLFILGDSLFDPGNNLYLNTTPESSAFWPYGETFFKRATGRFSDGRLVPDFIAEYMNLPMIPPYLQPGPQRFIDGSNFASAGAGVLPETNFEVVLKHQLDDAEAKKLLKRAVYLFSIGGNDYLHFYDENTNASQSEKREYVGIIIGNLTIALKEIYGLGGRKIAFQNAGLLGCLPSSRSGTKNGACAEKPSALARLHNMALAKALKELESSLPGFKYAIFDYYKAISQRTDNPSKYGFKEAKTACCGSGPYRASNCGGERGRKKFELCRIPGDYLWFDGGHGTERANRQLSELLWGGGPSSTAPRNLKQLVELEIM, from the exons ATGGCAAGCTTGAGCTTCCATTTCTGTGTGTTAATGGTGATGTTTGCAGGCCTAATCAGCCCACCCATCTGCCATGCCCGCTTCCAAGAGCCCAAGAAGCATGTCCCCCTGTTCATCCTGGGGGATTCACTCTTTGATCCTGGCAACAATCTCTACTTGAACACCACCCCAGAATCCTCGGCTTTCTGGCCATATGGAGAAACCTTCTTCAAGCGGGCTACTGGGAGATTTTCTGATGGTCGCCTAGTCCCGGATTTTATCG CTGAGTATATGAATCTGCCAATGATACCTCCCTACTTACAGCCCGGTCCGCAGCGATTCATTGATGGGTCCAACTTTGCTTCAGCAGGAGCAGGTGTTCTACCTGAAACAAATTTTGAAGTG GTCTTGAAGCATCAGCTAGATGATGCGGAAGCCAAGAAGCTGCTTAAGAGAGCTGTTTACTTGTTTAGCATCGGTGGCAATGACTACTTACACTTCTACGATGAAAACACTAATGCTTCTCAATCAGAGAAGAGAGAATATGTTGGAATCATTATTGGAAATTTGACAATAGCCCTCAAA gAAATATATGGACTTGGAGGTAGAAAGATTGCATTTCAGAATGCAGGGCTTCTGGGTTGTTTACCCTCCTCGAGATCCGGCACCAAAAATGGTGCCTGCGCTGAAAAACCCTCGGCATTGGCACGACTACACAACATGGCTCTTGCCAAAGCCCTCAAGGAACTAGAGAGCAGCTTGCCAGGATTCAAATATGCAATTTTCGACTACTACAAAGCCATTAGCCAAAGAACAGACAACCCTTCGAAATATG GTTTCAAGGAAGCAAAAACTGCATGCTGTGGAAGTGGACCGTACCGGGCGAGTAACTGTGGaggagaaagaggaagaaaaaagtTTGAGTTGTGTAGGATTCCTGGTGACTATCTCTGGTTTGATGGTGGACACGGCACTGAAAGGGCCAACCGGCAGTTGTCCGAGCTACTGTGGGGGGGAGGCCCTAGCAGCACAGCACCTCGCAACCTGAAGCAACTGGTTGAACTTGAAATTATGTAG
- the LOC100259961 gene encoding GDSL esterase/lipase 2, giving the protein MFQHFSDTPCLLIPSRGLSHPHQIQKHVAFFVFGDSLFDAGNNKYINTTDQRANFWPYGETFFGHPTGRFSDGRLIPDFIAEYAKLPFLPPYLQPGSNQLTYGANFAFAGAGALDETNQGKVINLNTQLTYFKNMEKLLRQKLGNEAAKKILLEAVYLISIGTNDYLSPYFTNSTVLQSYPQKLYRHMVIGNLTVVIEEIYEKGGRKLGVLSLGPLGCIPAMKAIKKPGTGECIEEASEQAKLHNKALSKVLQKLESKLKGFKYSMFDFYSTFEDRMENPSKYGFNEGKTACCGSGPYRALVSCGGKGTMKEYELCSNVREYVFFDGGHPTDKANQEMAKLMWSGTHNITGPYNLKELFA; this is encoded by the exons ATGTTTCAGCACTTTTCTGACACTC CATGCCTACTCATTCCATCAAGAGGCCTGAGTCATCCCCACCAGATCCAGAAGCATGTGGCATTTTTCGTCTTTGGGGATTCGCTTTTTGATGCTGGAAACAATAAGTACATCAACACCACTGATCAACGGGCAAATTTCTGGCCATATGGCGAAACCTTCTTTGGGCACCCCACTGGGAGATTTTCAGATGGCCGCCTGATCCCTGATTTTATAG CTGAGTATGCAAAACTCCCATTCCTTCCACCATATCTACAACCTGGTAGTAATCAACTTACTTATGGGGCAAACTTTGCATTTGCTGGAGCTGGTGCTCTAGATGAGACTAATCAAGGAAAG GTGATAAACCTTAATACACAGCTGACCTATTTTAAGAACATGGAGAAACTGTTGAGGCAGAAGCTAGGTAATGAAGCTGCAAAGAAAATTCTATTAGAAGCTGTTTACTTGATTAGCATTGGAACCAATGACTACTTGAGCCCTTACTTCACAAACTCAACTGTGCTTCAGTCCTACCCTCAGAAGCTATACCGGCATATGGTGATTGGAAATTTGACGGTTGTAATCGAA GAAATATACGAGAAGGGAGGAAGGAAGCTTGGGGTTCTTAGCTTGGGGCCATTAGGTTGCATACCAGCCATGAAAGCAATCAAGAAACCAGGAACTGGTGAGTGTATAGAAGAAGCCTCAGAGCAAGCAAAACTACACAACAAAGCTCTGTCCAAGGTTCTGCAGAAGCTAGAGAGCAAGTTAAAAGGATTCAAATACTCGATGTTTGATTTCTATTCCACTTTTGAGGACAGAATGGAAAACCCTTCAAAATATG GTTTCAACGAGGGGAAGACAGCATGCTGTGGCTCAGGTCCCTACAGGGCTCTTGTTAGCTGTGGGGGGAAGGGAACAATGAAAGAGTATGAGTTATGCAGCAATGTAAGGGAATATGTGTTCTTTGATGGAGGTCATCCTACTGACAAGGCCAACCAGGAAATGGCCAAGTTAATGTGGAGTGGAACTCACAACATTACAGGACCCTACAATTTGAAAGAACTATTTGCTTGA